The following proteins are co-located in the Agromyces laixinhei genome:
- a CDS encoding glycosyltransferase, which produces MKVVLLAESFLPHMNGVTHSLLQALRHLERRGHDALVIAPRSGPIDHTLYGARAVLLPSVPLPSYPDVRVTLAGAHRLAEVMRAHRADVVHLASPFVLGWRGVLAAESLGIPSVAVYQTDIPSYAQRYGVPGAAPALTRHLGRLHRRATLTLAPSSSAVDKLESLGVDRLRLWRRGVDTERFSPMRRDEAWRRDMAPGGEVLVGYVGRLAPEKQVEDLRAITALPGVRLVVIGDGPSRALLERMLPGARFTGFLGGDELARAMASLDVFVHPGESETFCQTVQEAMASGVPVVATGRGGPVDLVQNSTNGWLYRPGDLDDLRERVRDLTGDDAKRRAFGERARDSVAGRGWDRLGDELVGHYESAIGRAPVTATDAARDASALSATDAPAPASTAQNAGPAASTPVASASALAPAPAPRRWSRYVAVGDSLTEGLCDTSRMPAGEYRGWADRLAMLIAVGSSAGESVAYANLAVRSRRVRDAIDVQLPRAAALGADLVTVLIGANDLVGRGARPVRLADDLGEAVSRLRATGCDVLLVTAFLPRRPLTRLFRRRFRVYNARLRELAHATGSMLLDVDAVSGLIDDERWAADRVHLNAAGHRGIAYAAARVLGVPDASVLGELDHVMHDREEEFALTAVGDAEWLLRHATPWLGRRLVGRAAGDGRSPKRAALLPVIVSATDHLSGNAAITVVRGSAQGE; this is translated from the coding sequence GTGAAGGTCGTCCTCCTCGCAGAATCGTTCCTCCCGCACATGAACGGCGTGACGCACTCGCTGCTCCAGGCGCTGCGCCACCTCGAACGCCGGGGGCACGACGCCCTCGTGATCGCCCCGCGCTCGGGGCCGATCGACCACACCCTCTACGGCGCCCGCGCCGTGCTCCTCCCGTCGGTGCCGCTGCCGAGCTACCCCGACGTGCGGGTGACGCTCGCGGGCGCGCACCGGCTCGCCGAGGTGATGCGCGCTCACCGGGCCGACGTCGTGCACCTCGCGTCGCCGTTCGTGCTGGGCTGGCGCGGGGTGCTCGCCGCAGAGTCGCTCGGCATCCCGAGCGTCGCGGTCTACCAGACCGACATCCCGTCATATGCGCAGCGGTACGGGGTGCCCGGCGCGGCGCCCGCCCTCACGAGGCATCTCGGACGCCTGCACCGGCGCGCCACGCTGACCCTCGCACCGTCGTCGTCGGCGGTCGACAAGCTCGAGTCCCTCGGGGTCGACCGGCTGCGGCTGTGGCGGCGCGGTGTCGACACCGAACGCTTCTCGCCGATGCGACGTGACGAGGCGTGGCGCCGCGACATGGCGCCGGGCGGCGAGGTGCTCGTCGGCTACGTCGGCCGCCTCGCGCCCGAGAAGCAGGTCGAGGATCTTCGCGCGATCACGGCCCTGCCCGGCGTGCGGCTCGTCGTGATCGGCGACGGCCCGTCTCGGGCTCTGCTCGAGCGAATGCTGCCCGGCGCCCGCTTCACCGGCTTCCTCGGCGGCGACGAACTGGCACGCGCGATGGCGAGCCTCGACGTCTTCGTGCACCCCGGCGAGAGCGAGACCTTCTGCCAGACCGTGCAGGAGGCGATGGCGAGCGGGGTGCCGGTCGTCGCAACCGGGCGCGGCGGCCCCGTCGACCTCGTGCAGAACAGCACGAACGGGTGGCTCTACCGCCCGGGCGACCTCGACGACCTTCGCGAACGAGTGCGCGACCTCACGGGCGATGACGCGAAGCGCCGGGCATTCGGCGAGCGTGCACGCGACTCGGTCGCCGGCCGGGGGTGGGACCGCCTCGGCGATGAGCTCGTCGGCCACTACGAATCGGCGATCGGGCGCGCGCCCGTCACTGCGACGGACGCCGCAAGGGATGCTTCGGCCCTTTCCGCAACGGATGCCCCGGCGCCCGCGTCGACCGCGCAGAACGCGGGCCCCGCCGCATCCACGCCCGTGGCTTCAGCTTCGGCCCTGGCTCCGGCTCCGGCTCCGCGACGTTGGAGTCGCTACGTCGCCGTGGGAGACTCGCTGACCGAGGGACTCTGCGACACCTCGCGCATGCCGGCAGGGGAGTACCGCGGCTGGGCCGACCGACTCGCGATGCTGATCGCCGTCGGAAGCTCTGCGGGCGAATCGGTCGCGTACGCCAACCTCGCCGTGCGGAGCCGCCGGGTGCGCGACGCGATCGATGTACAACTGCCGAGGGCCGCGGCGCTCGGGGCCGACCTGGTGACGGTGCTCATCGGGGCGAACGACCTCGTCGGGCGCGGCGCCCGGCCGGTGCGCCTCGCCGACGACCTCGGCGAAGCAGTCTCCCGGCTTCGGGCGACCGGATGCGATGTGCTGCTCGTGACCGCGTTCCTGCCGCGCCGGCCGTTGACCCGGCTCTTCCGGCGCCGCTTCCGGGTGTACAACGCGAGGCTTCGTGAGCTCGCCCATGCCACCGGATCGATGCTCCTCGACGTCGATGCCGTTTCCGGGCTCATCGACGACGAGCGTTGGGCGGCGGATCGCGTGCACCTGAACGCCGCCGGGCATCGCGGCATCGCGTACGCCGCAGCCCGGGTGCTGGGCGTGCCCGACGCGAGCGTACTCGGTGAGTTGGACCACGTCATGCACGACCGGGAGGAGGAGTTCGCGCTCACTGCGGTGGGCGACGCCGAATGGCTCCTTCGGCACGCGACGCCGTGGCTGGGACGCCGACTCGTCGGTCGTGCGGCGGGCGACGGTCGGTCGCCGAAGCGCGCCGCGCTGCTGCCGGTCATCGTGTCGGCGACGGATCACCTGTCAGGGAATGCGGCGATCACCGTGGTTCGAGGGTCGGCGCAGGGGGAGTGA
- a CDS encoding dodecin family protein, whose translation MSSVARVTTITVRSEQGFDDAVATGVARASETLRNVTGAWVKEQKVDVADGTVSAWSVTLEVTFVLDD comes from the coding sequence ATGTCATCCGTCGCACGTGTCACCACGATCACCGTCCGCTCCGAACAGGGATTCGACGACGCGGTCGCCACCGGCGTCGCGCGAGCATCGGAGACCCTGCGCAACGTCACCGGCGCCTGGGTGAAGGAACAGAAGGTCGACGTCGCCGACGGCACGGTCTCGGCCTGGTCGGTCACGCTCGAGGTGACCTTCGTGCTCGACGACTGA
- a CDS encoding DedA family protein, which translates to MDDAWLVSLAASPWLLPAVFALVVGDAFFVVLPSETVVVALGALSASTGSPQLWQLVPVAAAGAVVGDGLCYLIGRRVGLDRWRWQRTGRTATAIGKIRTAVHRRTALLVFTARYVPFARIAVNLAAGAGRVPLRRYLPLSAAAGMAWALFNVAIGSIVGGLLRDSPLLAAAISVPIAIVLGVVVDRVVVLLDDRRARGEASLAGETADEVPEGTIEGEGIPDVR; encoded by the coding sequence GTGGATGACGCATGGCTCGTCTCGCTCGCCGCCTCGCCGTGGCTGCTGCCCGCGGTCTTCGCGCTCGTCGTCGGCGATGCCTTCTTCGTCGTGCTGCCGAGCGAGACGGTCGTCGTGGCGCTCGGCGCGCTGTCGGCATCGACCGGGTCACCGCAGCTCTGGCAGCTCGTGCCCGTCGCCGCCGCCGGTGCGGTCGTGGGCGACGGGCTGTGCTACCTGATCGGTCGACGGGTCGGCCTCGATCGGTGGCGCTGGCAACGCACGGGTCGCACCGCGACGGCGATCGGGAAGATCCGCACCGCCGTGCACCGCAGAACCGCGCTGCTCGTGTTCACGGCCCGCTACGTGCCGTTCGCCCGCATCGCCGTGAACCTGGCCGCCGGAGCGGGCCGGGTTCCGCTCCGGCGTTACCTGCCGCTGTCTGCCGCGGCCGGGATGGCCTGGGCGTTGTTCAACGTCGCGATCGGCTCGATCGTGGGCGGCCTCCTGCGTGACTCTCCGCTCCTCGCGGCCGCGATCTCCGTTCCGATCGCGATCGTGCTCGGCGTCGTCGTCGACCGTGTGGTCGTGCTGCTCGATGACCGCCGTGCCCGAGGCGAAGCGTCACTCGCCGGCGAGACCGCCGATGAGGTGCCCGAAGGGACGATCGAGGGCGAAGGGATCCCTGATGTTCGCTGA
- a CDS encoding LLM class flavin-dependent oxidoreductase → MQFGIFTVSDITQDPTTGRTPSEHDRITDVLTIAQHAEEVGLDVFALGEHHNPPFFSSSPSTTLAYIAAKTSKIELTTSTTLITTNDPVKIAEDFAMLQHVADGRVDLMLGRGNTGPVYPWFGKDIRQGIDLALENYNLLRRLWHEDFVDWEGQFRTPLQGFQSTPRPLDDVPPFVWHGSIRSPEIAEQAAYYGDGFFANHIFWPASHTRRMVGLYRQRFEHYGHGTAAQAIVGLGGQVFMRKNSQDAVREFRPYFDNAPVYGHGPSLEEFTSQTPLTVGSPQEVIDKTLGFRDYVGDYQRQLFLMDHAGLPLKTVLEQLDLLGSEVVPVLRREFAKNRPETVPDAPTHASLVALRNSVKVEGGADAATKGAAFGAATVTGAGA, encoded by the coding sequence ATGCAGTTCGGAATCTTCACCGTCAGCGACATCACCCAGGACCCGACGACGGGGCGCACGCCGAGCGAGCACGACCGCATCACCGATGTGTTGACGATCGCCCAGCACGCCGAAGAGGTCGGCCTCGACGTCTTCGCCCTCGGCGAGCACCACAACCCGCCATTCTTCTCCTCCTCGCCGAGCACGACCCTCGCCTACATCGCGGCGAAGACCTCGAAGATCGAACTGACGACCTCGACGACGCTCATCACGACGAACGACCCCGTGAAGATCGCCGAAGATTTCGCGATGCTCCAGCACGTGGCCGACGGCCGCGTCGACCTCATGCTCGGCCGCGGCAACACCGGGCCGGTCTACCCGTGGTTCGGCAAGGACATCCGCCAGGGCATCGACCTCGCGCTCGAGAACTACAACCTGCTGCGCCGTCTGTGGCATGAGGACTTCGTCGACTGGGAGGGCCAGTTCCGCACGCCGTTGCAGGGCTTCCAGTCCACGCCGCGCCCGCTCGACGACGTGCCGCCGTTCGTCTGGCACGGCTCGATCCGCAGCCCCGAGATCGCCGAGCAGGCGGCGTACTACGGCGACGGCTTCTTCGCGAACCACATCTTCTGGCCTGCCTCGCACACCCGGCGCATGGTTGGGCTCTACCGTCAGCGCTTCGAGCACTACGGTCACGGCACCGCTGCCCAGGCGATCGTCGGCCTCGGCGGCCAGGTGTTCATGCGCAAGAACTCGCAGGACGCCGTGCGCGAGTTCCGCCCGTACTTCGACAACGCGCCCGTGTACGGGCACGGTCCGAGCCTCGAGGAGTTCACCTCGCAGACCCCCCTCACGGTCGGCAGCCCGCAGGAGGTCATCGACAAGACCCTCGGCTTCCGCGACTACGTCGGCGACTACCAGCGCCAGCTCTTCCTCATGGATCACGCCGGTCTGCCGCTGAAGACCGTGCTCGAGCAGCTCGACCTGCTCGGCTCCGAGGTCGTGCCGGTGCTGCGCCGCGAATTCGCGAAGAACCGCCCCGAGACGGTTCCGGATGCCCCGACGCACGCGTCGCTCGTCGCGCTTCGCAACTCGGTGAAGGTCGAAGGCGGAGCGGATGCCGCGACGAAGGGGGCCGCGTTCGGCGCTGCAACCGTGACAGGGGCCGGAGCATGA
- a CDS encoding M28 family metallopeptidase, with protein MTAIATVAAFTVALIPAGAAVAGPSAKCDNRNNNTAAKLLECVRPFGIMAHLDKLQQIADENGGNRAAGLPGYDASVDYVAETLEDAGWQVTLEEFPYTYTGPASLEQLTPVAAVYETESFTGTGSGTVEGTVVPVDVVLTAPYDPVTSGCEAADFVGLDFSGESDIALIQRGTCEFGVKAKNAQDAGAEAVIIFNQGNTPERSGLVTGTLIGENPDPLLIPVVGASFDQGVALAETGSTAKAFVPEPEERPQTNVIAELPGKNDQNVVMAGAHLDSVQAGPGINDNGSGSAALLEIAENIGKLKPQNTLRFTWWGAEESGLLGSAAYVAGLSQAEKDEIALYLNFDMIASPNYMFMIYDSDESGYEAPVPVPEGSIAIEDLFESYFTLLHIPYDDAEFSGRSDYEAFILNGIPAGGLFTGAEVVKTEQQAAIWGGTAGEQLDQCYHIACDTIENIDRKALLVNTGAIATAVLTYAYSTEDVNGVKGKKLPFNFLPDPAGPQGTVGGGGGHEHGELG; from the coding sequence GTGACCGCGATCGCGACCGTCGCGGCGTTCACCGTGGCGCTGATTCCGGCGGGGGCGGCCGTGGCCGGGCCATCCGCCAAGTGCGACAATCGCAACAACAACACCGCGGCCAAGCTCCTCGAGTGCGTGAGACCGTTCGGCATCATGGCCCACCTCGACAAGCTCCAGCAGATCGCCGACGAGAACGGCGGCAACCGTGCGGCCGGCCTGCCCGGCTACGACGCCAGCGTCGACTACGTGGCTGAGACGCTCGAAGACGCGGGCTGGCAGGTGACGCTCGAGGAGTTCCCTTACACGTACACCGGGCCCGCCTCGCTCGAGCAGTTGACGCCGGTCGCCGCCGTCTACGAGACCGAGTCGTTCACCGGCACCGGTTCGGGAACGGTCGAGGGCACCGTCGTTCCCGTCGATGTCGTGCTCACCGCGCCGTACGACCCCGTGACGAGCGGCTGCGAGGCAGCAGACTTCGTCGGGCTCGACTTCTCGGGCGAGAGCGACATCGCGCTCATCCAGCGCGGCACCTGCGAGTTCGGCGTCAAGGCGAAGAACGCACAGGATGCCGGGGCCGAAGCGGTGATCATCTTCAACCAGGGCAACACGCCCGAACGATCGGGTCTCGTCACGGGAACGCTCATCGGCGAGAATCCCGACCCGCTGCTGATACCGGTGGTCGGTGCGAGCTTCGATCAGGGCGTCGCGCTCGCGGAGACAGGATCGACGGCGAAGGCCTTCGTGCCCGAGCCCGAGGAGCGGCCGCAGACCAACGTGATCGCCGAGCTTCCCGGCAAGAACGACCAGAACGTCGTCATGGCAGGTGCGCACCTCGACTCGGTACAGGCCGGCCCCGGCATCAACGACAACGGGAGCGGTTCGGCCGCGCTGCTGGAGATCGCCGAGAACATCGGCAAACTGAAGCCCCAGAACACGCTTCGGTTCACCTGGTGGGGCGCGGAGGAGTCCGGGCTCCTGGGCTCGGCCGCGTACGTCGCCGGCCTCTCGCAGGCCGAGAAGGATGAGATCGCGCTCTACCTCAACTTCGACATGATCGCGTCGCCGAACTACATGTTCATGATCTACGACAGCGACGAGTCGGGGTACGAGGCGCCAGTGCCGGTGCCCGAGGGGTCGATCGCCATCGAGGACCTCTTCGAGAGCTACTTCACCCTGCTCCACATCCCGTACGACGATGCGGAGTTCTCGGGGCGGAGCGACTACGAGGCCTTCATCCTCAACGGCATTCCGGCAGGCGGCCTGTTCACCGGAGCCGAGGTCGTGAAGACCGAGCAGCAGGCGGCGATCTGGGGCGGCACCGCAGGTGAGCAACTCGACCAGTGCTACCACATCGCGTGCGACACGATCGAGAACATCGACCGTAAAGCGCTGTTGGTGAACACGGGTGCGATCGCGACCGCGGTGCTCACGTACGCGTACTCCACCGAAGACGTCAACGGGGTGAAGGGCAAGAAGCTGCCGTTCAACTTCCTCCCGGATCCGGCCGGCCCGCAGGGCACGGTCGGCGGCGGTGGAGGCCACGAGCACGGCGAGCTCGGCTGA
- a CDS encoding glycosyltransferase family 2 protein, giving the protein MGTISVVIPSLNDAVFLTVCLDALAKQTRRPDEIIVVDNGSTDASADVARAAGARVVHEPLRGIWPATAAGFDAASGDLLARLDADSVPAPDWVGEVERRMSRPDRPAVVTNGGTFYGRNALVRWIARNIYIGGYFTVIGPLLGHPPIFGSNYAMRADAWAMLRDLVHRDRADLHDDLDLSWWMQPGMTVVRDRRLVVGVSARPFDSFGGLARRVRMAFHTMSVESREWPPLQRRADRRRGSVQVWAWEAATGDRQADAHSGEPDPDGAAA; this is encoded by the coding sequence ATGGGCACCATTTCGGTCGTCATTCCGAGCCTGAACGACGCGGTCTTCCTCACCGTGTGCCTCGATGCGCTCGCGAAGCAGACCCGGCGCCCCGACGAGATCATCGTCGTCGACAACGGCTCGACGGATGCCTCGGCCGACGTCGCCCGTGCCGCGGGCGCTCGGGTGGTGCACGAGCCGCTGCGCGGCATCTGGCCGGCGACGGCTGCCGGCTTCGACGCGGCTTCCGGCGATCTGCTCGCCCGTCTCGACGCCGACTCGGTGCCCGCGCCCGACTGGGTCGGCGAGGTCGAGCGGCGCATGAGCCGGCCCGACCGACCCGCGGTCGTGACGAACGGGGGCACGTTCTACGGGCGCAACGCGCTGGTGCGATGGATCGCCCGCAACATCTACATCGGCGGCTACTTCACCGTGATCGGCCCGTTGCTCGGGCACCCGCCGATCTTCGGCTCGAACTACGCGATGCGGGCCGACGCGTGGGCGATGCTCCGCGATCTCGTGCACCGTGACCGCGCCGACCTGCACGACGACCTCGACCTGTCGTGGTGGATGCAGCCCGGCATGACGGTCGTGCGCGACCGCCGGCTCGTCGTCGGCGTCTCGGCACGCCCGTTCGACAGCTTCGGCGGGCTCGCCCGCCGCGTGCGCATGGCGTTCCACACCATGTCCGTGGAGTCGCGGGAGTGGCCGCCGCTGCAACGACGTGCCGATCGCCGCCGCGGATCCGTGCAGGTGTGGGCCTGGGAGGCGGCAACGGGAGACCGGCAGGCCGACGCTCATTCCGGCGAGCCCGACCCCGACGGTGCTGCGGCATAG